The following proteins are encoded in a genomic region of Sneathiella marina:
- a CDS encoding MFS transporter, which produces MTAVRLTIALCVAEILAMSSFASFPALTPFFFEHWALTGTDAGWINGMFFFGFMLVGPLSTSFTDRVDARNVFLAGCTLAGIGTYGFAFHADDFWSTLPWRFLSGAGLGCTYMPGLKLLTDRLPQGDQSRSIAFYTASFSCGSAVSFLAVGQIFLWLDWKSSLAVIIIGPPLAIAIILICTKPLKSANKRPWSQIMNYAPVVRNRFTMGYILGYVVHTWELVAMRSFMLAFLAYSHTLTNAPAWMEVSAITAFAVFLGLPSSILGNELSLKIGRRRSITIIMVISFIVSCFIGFTADLPFVFVVAVASLYGITITADSSSLTAGAVGSSPLELKGATMAVHSFLGFTGGMLGPVVAGIVLDSAGGPTDTFGWGLMFASVGAVTLLGPFFLRLTRD; this is translated from the coding sequence TTGACTGCCGTTCGACTTACCATTGCGCTTTGCGTTGCCGAAATTCTGGCCATGTCGTCTTTTGCGTCATTTCCGGCGCTTACACCGTTTTTCTTTGAGCATTGGGCTTTAACAGGAACCGATGCCGGCTGGATAAACGGTATGTTCTTTTTTGGCTTTATGCTGGTTGGCCCGCTTTCCACTTCCTTTACAGATCGGGTTGACGCACGAAATGTATTTCTTGCGGGCTGTACTCTGGCAGGAATTGGGACATATGGTTTCGCTTTTCATGCGGATGATTTCTGGAGCACACTGCCATGGCGGTTTCTTTCTGGTGCCGGATTGGGATGTACATATATGCCCGGCTTGAAACTTTTGACGGATCGGTTACCGCAGGGTGATCAATCGCGTTCTATTGCTTTTTACACAGCGAGTTTTTCCTGCGGATCCGCTGTTTCATTTCTCGCTGTCGGCCAAATTTTTCTTTGGTTGGATTGGAAGTCCTCTCTGGCGGTGATCATCATCGGTCCGCCACTCGCCATCGCGATTATTCTCATTTGCACCAAGCCGTTGAAGTCTGCGAATAAACGCCCCTGGTCGCAAATTATGAACTACGCACCGGTTGTCCGGAATAGATTTACGATGGGATATATTCTCGGCTATGTGGTCCATACCTGGGAGTTGGTAGCCATGCGATCATTTATGCTCGCGTTTCTTGCCTATTCTCATACTCTGACTAACGCGCCCGCCTGGATGGAGGTTTCCGCGATAACAGCTTTTGCCGTTTTTCTTGGCCTGCCGTCCAGCATTTTGGGAAACGAGTTATCTCTGAAAATCGGTAGACGTCGATCTATTACAATCATAATGGTCATTTCGTTTATTGTTTCCTGCTTTATTGGCTTTACAGCGGATTTGCCATTTGTATTTGTTGTCGCCGTTGCATCTCTGTACGGTATTACCATTACGGCAGATTCGTCCTCATTGACTGCTGGCGCCGTCGGGAGTTCCCCGCTGGAATTAAAGGGAGCAACCATGGCGGTTCATAGTTTTCTTGGATTTACAGGAGGCATGTTGGGGCCAGTTGTCGCCGGCATAGTTTTAGACAGTGCTGGTGGGCCAACGGATACATTTGGTTGGGGCTTGATGTTTGCCTCTGTCGGGGCCGTCACTCTTCTCGGACCGTTTTTTCTTCGCTTGACCCGTGACTAA
- a CDS encoding tyrosine recombinase XerC: MQGLPPLSDAFENWISWLRHEKKVSPHTLEAYERDVRDFLSFITGHIAKEPDLQNLEALRAADFRAYLAYRRNEGLSASSLRRVLSSIRSFYKRQERDEYIHNPYLKTIRTPKAGVKLPRPISAQDTRNLLDSIQETTEPHWIQNRDAAVLTLLYGCGLRIGEALSLNYGDIPTSDILTLVGKGNKERMVPVLPAVREALNLYTNQCPYPLTGKGPLFVGRRGKRLSARVIQLKMQSLRRNLNLPETATPHALRHSFATHLLEGGGDLRSIQELLGHASLSSTQRYTDLDMEKLLAVYDKAHPKT, translated from the coding sequence ATGCAAGGCCTTCCTCCCCTTAGTGACGCGTTCGAAAACTGGATAAGTTGGCTTCGCCATGAAAAGAAAGTAAGCCCTCATACTCTGGAAGCATATGAACGGGATGTCCGAGATTTCCTGAGTTTCATTACAGGCCATATCGCAAAAGAACCCGATTTGCAAAATCTTGAAGCATTGCGTGCCGCAGATTTCAGGGCGTATCTTGCCTATCGAAGAAATGAAGGTTTATCGGCATCCTCTCTTCGCCGTGTTCTTTCTTCAATAAGAAGCTTTTACAAAAGGCAGGAGCGAGACGAATATATCCATAACCCGTACCTCAAAACAATCCGTACGCCAAAAGCCGGCGTGAAGCTGCCCCGCCCCATTTCAGCACAGGACACCCGGAACCTTCTGGATAGCATACAAGAGACAACAGAGCCCCACTGGATACAAAATCGTGACGCAGCAGTATTGACGCTTTTATATGGATGCGGGTTGCGTATTGGAGAAGCCTTATCGCTAAACTACGGTGATATTCCCACTTCAGACATCCTGACACTTGTCGGAAAAGGGAATAAGGAGCGGATGGTGCCTGTCCTTCCTGCTGTACGGGAGGCATTGAATTTATATACCAATCAATGTCCCTATCCCTTGACGGGAAAGGGCCCGCTTTTCGTCGGACGACGAGGCAAGAGATTAAGCGCTCGTGTCATACAACTCAAAATGCAGTCATTACGGCGTAATTTGAATTTACCTGAAACCGCTACGCCTCACGCGCTTCGACATAGTTTCGCAACCCATTTACTAGAAGGGGGTGGCGATTTACGATCCATCCAAGAACTCTTAGGGCATGCGTCACTGTCATCAACACAGCGATATACTGACCTTGATATGGAAAAACTGTTAGCTGTTTATGACAAGGCGCATCCGAAGACTTAG
- a CDS encoding DUF484 family protein, translating into MSKKSDSKTENLQSRIEDINEEDVRNWLISHPDFLSNNAGLLAPSLPSERVTGDGVIDMQSVLVNRLQKEIADLSAAQNEFIKASRANSHTQNMVHASVKAILSATSLNHFVHILTQDLPELLEIDVITLCIEDGPVSLPEMTGLQRLKEGSIERANWHGREIILRAVAPKSKAIFGPAKDLVHSDALIKLDVPSLHANAMIAFGSRESDHFQQDQGTELLTFLAITMQSCLQMWLEQKSD; encoded by the coding sequence GTGAGTAAAAAATCAGACAGCAAAACGGAAAATCTGCAATCCCGAATTGAAGATATTAATGAGGAAGATGTTCGAAACTGGCTGATTTCCCATCCTGATTTTTTATCGAACAATGCCGGGTTACTGGCTCCTTCACTTCCGTCCGAAAGAGTTACAGGTGATGGCGTCATAGATATGCAGTCCGTCCTGGTAAACCGGCTGCAAAAAGAAATTGCAGATTTATCTGCTGCCCAGAACGAATTTATTAAAGCATCTCGCGCAAATTCTCATACGCAAAATATGGTACATGCTTCTGTAAAAGCTATTTTGTCTGCAACAAGCCTCAATCATTTTGTCCATATCCTTACGCAAGATCTTCCAGAGCTTTTGGAAATCGACGTCATTACGTTATGTATAGAAGATGGACCGGTTTCCTTGCCGGAAATGACCGGTTTGCAACGATTGAAGGAAGGCAGTATCGAAAGAGCAAACTGGCATGGGCGTGAAATAATTCTGCGGGCGGTCGCCCCTAAATCCAAGGCAATTTTTGGCCCTGCCAAAGATTTGGTTCATTCAGATGCGCTCATCAAACTCGATGTTCCCTCACTTCACGCCAATGCCATGATTGCCTTTGGCAGTCGTGAATCAGATCATTTTCAACAAGACCAAGGCACGGAATTACTGACTTTCCTGGCGATTACCATGCAATCTTGCCTCCAGATGTGGCTGGAGCAAAAATCGGATTAG
- the fsa gene encoding fructose-6-phosphate aldolase, producing MKFFVDTADTEEIRELSDTGLLDGVTTNPSLVAKSGRDFFEVIKEICSLTEGPVSAEVAATDYETMLEEGKRLAGLAENVAVKVPLTMAGLKTCSQLSKAGTQVNVTLCFSAAQAILAAKAGAAFISPFVGRLDDIGQTGMDLIGDIVQIYENYPSMETEVLVASIRNPTHIVDAALMGADVCTIPPSVLKQLVSHPLTDKGLSAFLADWEKTGQKILD from the coding sequence ATGAAATTTTTTGTTGATACAGCCGACACAGAAGAAATAAGAGAATTATCAGACACCGGCCTGTTGGACGGCGTAACAACAAATCCGTCATTAGTCGCAAAATCTGGCCGGGATTTCTTTGAGGTCATCAAAGAGATTTGCAGCCTGACAGAGGGCCCTGTGAGCGCTGAAGTCGCTGCAACAGATTACGAAACCATGCTTGAAGAGGGAAAACGGCTAGCAGGTCTGGCGGAAAATGTTGCTGTTAAAGTGCCGCTGACAATGGCCGGGCTCAAAACCTGCTCTCAACTTAGTAAAGCAGGTACGCAGGTAAATGTCACACTTTGCTTTTCTGCCGCCCAAGCGATTTTGGCCGCGAAAGCAGGAGCAGCGTTCATTTCTCCGTTTGTGGGCCGGCTGGATGATATCGGGCAAACTGGCATGGATCTTATTGGTGACATCGTCCAGATCTATGAAAATTACCCAAGCATGGAAACGGAAGTTCTTGTCGCGTCAATTCGCAACCCGACACATATCGTCGATGCAGCTCTCATGGGTGCGGATGTTTGTACTATCCCACCCTCCGTTCTCAAGCAGTTGGTTTCCCACCCATTGACCGACAAGGGATTGTCCGCCTTCCTTGCAGATTGGGAAAAAACCGGCCAAAAGATTTTGGATTAA
- a CDS encoding primosomal protein N': MSSTNKHRRVRVLLPLAVGDVYDYRAPEEMGVILGQFVTVPLGRREVTGVVWEEAPNSSLPETRMKDILDILPAPILPEDSRAFVDWVAKYTMQQRGRVLRMAMSVPDALYPKPPRIGYRFTGKQPEKLTSARKRVLEIATDGPALTAADLSSLAAVSSSVVKGLAALSVLESVKLPSEKPINKPDWQKPGSVLSDDQEMAAKHLVQMVDKNTFDVSLLHGVTGSGKTEVYFEMIATCLKQNRQALVLLPEIALSSQWLARFEDRFGTRPVEWHSDLSQAERRRNWRAVIEGRADVVVGARSALFLPFPDLGVIVVDEEHEASFKQDEGVPYNARDMAVVRGKIGNFPIVLASATPSLETLINAQSNRYAYLKLPSRFGGAALPEVHIVDLKEHSPGSQRWISEPLRKATEATLEAGQQAMLFLNRRGYAPLTLCDTCGHRLQCPHCSAWLVEHRLIKRLQCHHCGYTAQTPRQCPECETEESFKACGPGIERLAEEAELLFPDKNIATIASDTVTSPRAAAEFVGAMERGEIDLLIGTQIIAKGYHFPNLTMVGIIDADLGLAGGDLRASERTYQLLSQVAGRAGREAQKGKVILQSHIPEHPVIDAIVHQDEEAFFAFETSARQEARMPPFGRLAALVLSSIDAESVAGFASLLARSAPIADNFIILGPAPAPLSMIRGRHRYRFLVKCDKAMNIQAVIGNWLKGRKVPSNVRLQIDIDPYNFM; the protein is encoded by the coding sequence ATGAGCAGTACAAACAAACATCGACGTGTTCGTGTTCTCCTGCCTCTCGCCGTGGGCGATGTCTACGATTATCGAGCGCCGGAGGAAATGGGAGTTATCCTTGGACAATTCGTAACCGTTCCCTTGGGACGCCGGGAGGTTACCGGTGTGGTTTGGGAAGAGGCACCGAATTCCAGTTTACCGGAGACGCGCATGAAGGATATTCTTGATATCCTGCCTGCGCCGATCCTTCCCGAGGATAGCCGAGCATTTGTGGACTGGGTTGCAAAATATACCATGCAACAGCGAGGCCGGGTTTTACGAATGGCGATGAGCGTACCGGATGCGCTATATCCCAAACCACCGCGAATTGGATATCGGTTTACGGGAAAGCAGCCTGAGAAACTAACATCTGCTCGCAAGCGGGTACTGGAAATCGCCACAGACGGTCCAGCTTTGACGGCGGCAGACCTCAGTAGCCTCGCGGCGGTCAGCAGTTCGGTTGTGAAAGGGTTGGCAGCTCTTTCTGTATTGGAAAGCGTCAAATTACCATCAGAAAAGCCAATTAATAAGCCTGATTGGCAAAAGCCGGGCTCGGTTTTGTCTGATGATCAGGAAATGGCAGCCAAACATCTCGTACAAATGGTCGACAAAAATACGTTCGATGTTTCTCTTCTTCATGGGGTTACAGGATCGGGGAAAACAGAAGTCTATTTTGAAATGATTGCCACCTGTCTCAAGCAAAACCGACAGGCACTGGTGCTCCTTCCGGAAATAGCCCTGTCTTCGCAGTGGCTGGCCCGGTTTGAGGATCGATTTGGGACGAGACCGGTCGAATGGCATTCGGACTTAAGCCAAGCCGAACGCCGGAGAAACTGGCGTGCCGTAATTGAGGGGCGTGCAGATGTTGTTGTTGGCGCCCGGTCCGCTTTATTTCTGCCCTTTCCCGACCTTGGCGTTATCGTGGTGGATGAGGAGCATGAGGCTTCTTTCAAACAAGATGAAGGCGTTCCCTATAATGCTCGGGATATGGCTGTCGTTCGCGGGAAAATAGGAAATTTCCCGATAGTTCTTGCTTCGGCGACGCCGTCTCTTGAAACACTGATCAATGCGCAATCAAATCGCTACGCTTATTTGAAGCTGCCCTCTCGCTTCGGTGGCGCTGCTCTCCCGGAAGTCCACATCGTCGATTTAAAAGAACATAGTCCCGGATCGCAACGTTGGATATCAGAGCCATTGAGGAAAGCTACAGAGGCGACACTGGAAGCTGGCCAGCAGGCAATGCTCTTTCTGAACCGTCGGGGATATGCGCCATTGACCCTTTGTGATACATGCGGGCATCGATTGCAATGCCCTCATTGTAGCGCCTGGCTTGTCGAGCATCGATTGATAAAGAGGCTGCAATGTCATCATTGCGGCTATACCGCGCAAACGCCTCGCCAATGTCCTGAATGTGAAACAGAAGAAAGTTTTAAGGCCTGCGGTCCAGGTATTGAACGATTGGCCGAGGAAGCGGAATTGCTTTTTCCCGATAAAAATATTGCAACGATAGCCAGCGACACCGTAACCAGCCCGCGCGCGGCCGCTGAGTTTGTTGGCGCGATGGAGCGCGGTGAAATAGATCTCCTTATCGGTACTCAAATTATTGCGAAAGGGTACCATTTTCCGAATTTGACAATGGTTGGTATTATTGATGCGGATCTTGGGCTGGCTGGGGGGGATTTGCGCGCTTCGGAGCGCACCTATCAATTGCTTTCGCAGGTTGCCGGCCGCGCGGGCCGAGAAGCTCAAAAAGGAAAAGTGATATTACAATCTCATATTCCAGAGCATCCGGTCATTGACGCTATTGTTCATCAGGATGAAGAAGCCTTCTTTGCATTTGAGACTTCAGCGCGCCAGGAAGCCCGTATGCCGCCTTTCGGTCGGCTGGCCGCTTTGGTCCTTTCAAGTATTGATGCCGAATCAGTTGCCGGATTCGCCAGTTTATTGGCGCGCTCTGCTCCGATTGCGGACAATTTTATTATTTTGGGGCCGGCACCCGCCCCTTTATCCATGATAAGAGGGCGCCATAGATACAGATTTCTGGTCAAATGCGATAAAGCTATGAATATTCAAGCTGTGATAGGAAATTGGTTGAAGGGCCGGAAAGTACCAAGCAATGTCAGGCTTCAAATAGATATTGACCCCTATAATTTCATGTAA
- a CDS encoding F0F1 ATP synthase subunit delta, with protein MSAENITVSGISGRYATALFDLSSEAKQFDTVAADLTTIKSMMAESDDLVRLVRSPLISRDDQAKAMAAVLEKLGVSDLVRRFVGTVAQNRRLFALPDMIDDFGKLLAAERGEVVAKVISAKKLSDSQLEAISSALKSAIKSDVSLEADVDDSLIGGLIVKVGSRMVDSSIRTKLQNLKFAMKGVG; from the coding sequence TTGTCAGCTGAGAACATAACAGTTTCCGGTATTTCGGGTCGTTATGCGACAGCCCTGTTTGATTTGTCTTCTGAAGCGAAGCAGTTCGATACAGTGGCGGCAGATTTGACCACGATAAAATCGATGATGGCGGAGAGCGATGATCTCGTCCGTCTCGTTCGCAGTCCACTTATCAGCCGTGATGATCAGGCAAAGGCCATGGCGGCCGTACTTGAAAAATTGGGTGTAAGTGATCTCGTTCGTCGTTTTGTTGGCACAGTCGCCCAGAACCGTCGTCTTTTCGCTCTGCCGGACATGATAGATGATTTTGGTAAATTGCTTGCTGCAGAACGCGGTGAGGTAGTTGCCAAGGTAATTTCCGCCAAGAAGCTGAGTGATAGTCAGTTAGAAGCTATTTCATCGGCTCTTAAATCCGCCATCAAAAGCGATGTCAGCCTTGAGGCGGATGTGGATGATAGCCTGATTGGGGGCTTAATAGTAAAAGTTGGTTCACGTATGGTCGATAGCTCGATCCGAACCAAGCTTCAGAATCTCAAGTTTGCGATGAAAGGGGTTGGGTGA
- the atpA gene encoding F0F1 ATP synthase subunit alpha: MDIRAAEISEILKQQIAGFDTQAEVSEVGQVLSVGDGVARVYGLDNIQAGEMVEFPGGIKGLALNLETDNVGVVIFGSDRDIREGDTVKRTGAIVETSVGKGLLGRVVDGLGNPIDGKGPIVDAESRRVDVKAPGIMPRKSVHEPMMTGLKAIDSLVPVGRGQRELIIGDRQTGKTAVAVDAILNQKSVNAGDDESKKLYCVYVVIGQKRSTVAQVVKTLEENGAMEYSIVVAATASDPAPLQYLAPFTGCAMAEFFRDNGMHSLIIYDDLSKQAVAYRQMSLLLRRPPGREAYPGDVFYLHSRLLERSAKLNEDNGSGSMTALPVIETQAGDVSAYIPTNVISITDGQIFLETELFYQGIRPAINVGLSVSRVGSSAQTKAMKQVAGSIKLELAQYREMAAFAQFGSDLDAATQQLLARGARLTELLKQPQYSPLTMDEQVIVIFSGVRGYLDRIEVSQIGDFEKQLLSEMHAKHQDLLDTILSEEALSSESETKLKDILESFSTTFA, from the coding sequence ATGGACATCCGCGCCGCAGAAATATCCGAAATTCTTAAACAACAGATTGCTGGTTTCGACACGCAAGCTGAAGTCTCAGAAGTTGGCCAAGTGCTTTCCGTTGGTGACGGTGTTGCCCGCGTATATGGTCTTGACAATATTCAGGCCGGTGAAATGGTCGAATTTCCAGGAGGAATTAAGGGTCTTGCCCTGAACCTGGAAACTGACAATGTCGGTGTTGTTATCTTTGGTTCCGACCGAGACATCCGCGAAGGCGATACGGTTAAACGTACCGGCGCCATTGTCGAAACAAGTGTCGGCAAGGGACTTCTTGGTCGTGTCGTTGATGGGTTGGGTAACCCGATCGATGGCAAGGGACCGATTGTCGATGCTGAATCTCGTCGGGTGGATGTAAAGGCTCCTGGTATTATGCCTCGTAAGTCGGTTCATGAACCGATGATGACAGGTCTGAAAGCCATTGACAGCCTTGTGCCTGTTGGGCGCGGACAACGTGAGTTGATTATTGGCGACCGCCAGACCGGTAAAACAGCTGTTGCTGTGGACGCTATCCTCAATCAAAAATCCGTAAATGCCGGTGACGATGAAAGCAAAAAGCTATATTGCGTTTATGTCGTGATCGGGCAGAAGCGGTCAACGGTTGCGCAGGTGGTGAAAACTCTCGAAGAAAACGGCGCCATGGAATATTCCATCGTTGTTGCTGCGACGGCGTCAGATCCTGCACCGCTTCAGTATCTTGCCCCCTTTACCGGTTGCGCGATGGCTGAATTCTTCCGTGACAACGGCATGCATTCCCTGATTATTTATGATGATCTTTCAAAGCAGGCGGTGGCCTATCGCCAGATGTCCCTATTGCTTCGTCGCCCACCTGGACGCGAAGCGTATCCTGGTGATGTTTTCTACCTTCATTCACGTCTTTTGGAACGTTCAGCTAAGTTGAACGAAGATAATGGCTCCGGTTCAATGACAGCACTGCCGGTTATTGAAACCCAGGCAGGTGACGTGTCCGCTTATATCCCGACAAACGTGATTTCGATTACGGATGGCCAGATCTTCCTTGAAACAGAATTATTCTACCAAGGTATCCGTCCCGCGATTAACGTTGGTCTTTCCGTGTCTCGTGTGGGTTCCTCCGCGCAGACGAAAGCCATGAAACAGGTTGCGGGTAGTATTAAGCTGGAATTGGCGCAGTATCGTGAAATGGCGGCCTTTGCTCAGTTCGGTTCAGATCTTGATGCGGCAACGCAGCAGTTGCTTGCCCGCGGTGCCCGGCTAACTGAGCTGTTGAAGCAGCCGCAGTATAGCCCGTTGACGATGGACGAGCAGGTTATTGTTATCTTCTCCGGTGTACGAGGCTATCTTGATCGTATCGAAGTGTCGCAAATCGGAGATTTCGAAAAACAACTTCTGTCAGAAATGCATGCGAAGCATCAGGATCTTCTGGATACAATCCTGAGCGAAGAAGCATTATCTTCAGAATCTGAAACGAAGCTTAAAGACATTCTTGAAAGCTTTTCAACGACATTTGCGTAA
- a CDS encoding F0F1 ATP synthase subunit gamma: protein MANLKELKNRITSVTSTQKITKAMKMVAAAKLRHAEEAANAARPYAERMDGMMAALATGMVGRDDAPKLLSGTGSDQRHLIVVATGERGLCGGFNSSISKAAALKAESLMSQGKDVKLLCVGKKGRDALKRKYGHMIIDLVDLSGSKRIGFADAQPIAQNLLAMFDGGEFDVCTVFYAKFVSVLTQDVTEQQIIPASVPEASNDESNDIVYEYEPDEAEILADLLPRNLSVQVFRALLENSASEQGARMSAMENATRNAGDMIDRLTLQYNRERQAAITSELIEIISGAEAV, encoded by the coding sequence ATGGCCAACCTTAAAGAACTCAAAAATCGGATCACAAGTGTCACTTCGACGCAGAAGATCACCAAGGCCATGAAAATGGTGGCGGCGGCAAAATTGCGTCATGCAGAAGAGGCGGCGAATGCCGCGCGTCCTTACGCAGAGCGGATGGATGGCATGATGGCGGCTCTGGCGACTGGCATGGTCGGCAGAGATGACGCGCCGAAGCTGCTTTCGGGTACTGGCTCAGACCAGCGGCATTTGATTGTTGTTGCGACGGGCGAGCGTGGCCTATGCGGTGGATTTAACAGCTCCATCTCCAAGGCGGCGGCCCTAAAGGCTGAGAGTCTGATGTCACAGGGCAAGGATGTTAAACTCCTGTGTGTTGGGAAAAAAGGCCGGGATGCGTTAAAGCGCAAGTACGGTCATATGATAATTGATCTGGTGGACCTGTCAGGTTCGAAAAGAATTGGATTTGCGGATGCGCAGCCAATTGCTCAGAACCTTCTTGCTATGTTTGATGGCGGCGAGTTCGATGTCTGTACCGTATTCTACGCAAAATTTGTATCGGTATTGACCCAGGATGTTACCGAACAGCAAATCATTCCAGCGTCTGTGCCGGAAGCATCAAATGATGAATCCAATGACATTGTTTATGAATATGAGCCGGACGAGGCAGAAATTCTAGCTGATTTGCTTCCGCGGAATTTGTCGGTTCAGGTTTTCCGGGCTTTGCTTGAAAATTCTGCATCTGAACAAGGCGCGAGAATGTCGGCAATGGAAAATGCAACGAGAAACGCAGGGGACATGATCGATCGATTGACCTTGCAATATAACCGTGAGCGTCAGGCGGCGATCACGAGTGAACTAATTGAAATTATCTCCGGTGCGGAAGCAGTTTAG
- the atpD gene encoding F0F1 ATP synthase subunit beta: MANSVGKITQVLGAVVDVQFNGELPNILNALHCDNHGNRLVLEVAQHLGENTVRTIAMDATEGLVRGQDVTDTGDAISMPVGPKTLGRIMNVVGEPVDERGPIEVESYSPIHADAPDFADQSTEAEILVTGIKVVDLLAPYAKGGKIGLFGGAGVGKTVLIMELINNVAMGHGGYSVFAGVGERTREGNDLYYEMIEGGIIDLEGDKSKVALVYGQMNEPPGARMRVALSGLTQAEYFRDVEGQDVLFFIDNIFRFTQAGSEVSALLGRIPSAVGYQPTLATDMGALQERITSTNKGSITSVQAIYVPADDLTDPAPATSFAHLDATTVLSRQIAELGIYPAVDPLDSTSRMLDPAVVGDRHYGIARQVQETLQTYKSLQDIIAILGMDELSEEDKLIVARARKIQRFLSQPFHVAEVFTGSPGKFVKLEDTIDAFEKICAGEYDELPEAAFYMCGGIEEVIEKAKNLAAEAA, translated from the coding sequence ATGGCGAATAGTGTCGGCAAAATAACACAGGTACTCGGTGCCGTGGTGGACGTACAATTTAATGGCGAGCTGCCAAATATCTTGAACGCTCTGCATTGTGATAACCATGGAAACCGGCTGGTTCTGGAAGTTGCACAGCATTTGGGCGAGAATACCGTGCGTACCATTGCTATGGACGCTACAGAAGGTCTGGTTCGTGGCCAGGATGTAACCGATACAGGCGATGCCATTAGCATGCCGGTTGGACCAAAAACGCTTGGCCGGATCATGAACGTTGTTGGTGAGCCCGTTGATGAACGTGGGCCGATTGAAGTTGAAAGCTATTCACCTATCCATGCGGATGCCCCGGACTTTGCGGATCAATCTACCGAGGCGGAAATCCTCGTAACCGGCATTAAGGTTGTCGATCTTCTCGCACCATACGCTAAGGGCGGTAAAATTGGCCTGTTCGGCGGTGCCGGTGTTGGTAAAACCGTTTTGATCATGGAACTGATTAACAACGTGGCAATGGGCCATGGTGGATATTCGGTGTTTGCCGGTGTCGGTGAGCGGACACGTGAAGGAAATGACCTTTACTATGAGATGATCGAAGGCGGTATTATCGATCTGGAAGGCGATAAGTCTAAAGTGGCCTTGGTCTATGGTCAGATGAACGAACCTCCTGGAGCACGTATGCGGGTGGCGTTGTCTGGTTTGACGCAAGCTGAATATTTCCGTGACGTTGAAGGCCAGGACGTGTTGTTCTTTATCGATAACATTTTCCGCTTTACTCAGGCCGGATCAGAAGTATCTGCACTATTGGGTCGTATTCCTTCTGCCGTGGGCTATCAGCCTACATTGGCCACTGATATGGGTGCCTTGCAGGAGCGCATTACATCGACCAATAAAGGGTCTATTACTTCGGTTCAGGCTATTTACGTTCCTGCCGATGACCTGACGGACCCTGCGCCTGCGACATCGTTTGCTCATTTGGATGCAACGACCGTTCTTTCACGTCAGATCGCCGAGCTGGGTATTTATCCTGCGGTTGATCCACTGGATTCCACCTCTCGTATGCTGGATCCGGCTGTTGTTGGTGATCGTCATTATGGTATCGCGCGCCAGGTTCAGGAAACGTTGCAGACTTACAAATCCCTGCAGGATATTATTGCTATCTTGGGCATGGACGAACTGTCAGAGGAAGATAAGCTGATTGTGGCGCGGGCGCGTAAGATTCAGCGTTTCCTCAGCCAACCGTTCCATGTAGCGGAAGTCTTTACAGGATCTCCAGGTAAGTTCGTTAAGCTGGAAGACACAATCGACGCTTTCGAAAAAATCTGTGCAGGCGAGTATGATGAACTTCCAGAGGCCGCCTTCTACATGTGTGGTGGTATCGAGGAAGTCATTGAAAAAGCGAAAAATCTGGCCGCAGAAGCTGCTTAA
- a CDS encoding F0F1 ATP synthase subunit epsilon codes for MVDMITMDLVSPEKLLLSADFEMVVVPGAEGDFAVLAGHSPVTSSLRPGVISIYENDVEKDRIFVNGGFVEVSNDKLTVLAEEAIYIADLNRADLEQRIQNATEDEEDAKDDEVRRRAAENKDHLQQLLDAIG; via the coding sequence ATGGTCGATATGATTACCATGGACCTAGTGTCACCGGAAAAGTTACTGCTGTCTGCTGATTTCGAGATGGTTGTTGTCCCTGGTGCCGAGGGGGACTTTGCAGTTCTTGCCGGGCATTCTCCGGTGACGTCCTCATTGCGTCCGGGGGTCATCAGCATTTATGAGAATGATGTCGAGAAAGACCGCATTTTTGTAAATGGCGGCTTTGTCGAAGTGTCAAATGATAAGCTGACCGTACTGGCAGAAGAAGCAATTTATATTGCTGATCTTAATCGCGCGGATCTTGAGCAACGGATTCAGAATGCGACGGAAGATGAGGAAGACGCGAAAGACGACGAAGTTCGCCGCCGAGCAGCGGAGAATAAGGACCATTTGCAGCAACTGCTTGATGCAATCGGATAA